In one window of Mercurialis annua linkage group LG4, ddMerAnnu1.2, whole genome shotgun sequence DNA:
- the LOC126678652 gene encoding 2-oxoglutarate-dependent dioxygenase 19-like, whose translation MVVALPNGFILHDIVGERQWIMNGGRNRCPRHNYFLLLQKLMMSTHDYDNQDHLLAHCSSQMIYEDVMLRGLGLEEDYIEKKLKLKSGYDFFTANDYPPLQNYEKQNIGQGPHVDPSLLVFIIENVSGGLQVQHHGKWLNVNLKPGSILVNVADHLEILTNGKYKSVVHRVTVNNEARRVTLPMFMGPSLNTVVSLAQDLVDETNPPAYRSITYKQYLEFNEFHLIDGKSCLHQIRL comes from the exons ATGGTGGTTGCTCTTCCGAATGGGTTCATTTTGCATGATATTGTTGGCGAGCGGCAATGGATAATGAACGGCGGACGGAATCGGTGTCCTCGTCACAATTACTTTCTGCTTCTTCAAAAGTTAATGATGAGTACTCATGATTATGATAATCAAGATCATCTTCTAGCGCATTGTAGCAGTCAAATGATTTACGAAGATGTGA TGTTAAGAGGACTGGGACTTGAAGAAGATTATATAGagaagaaattaaaattgaaatcagGGTATGATTTCTTTACAGCAAATGACTATCCACCACTCCAAAATTATGAGAAACAAAATATTGGGCAGGGTCCTCATGTAGATCCAAGTCTGCTCGTCTTCATTATAGAAAATGTGAGCGGCGGTTTACAAGTTCAGCACCATGGCAAGTGGCTCAATGTCAATCTCAAGCCGGGTTCGATTTTGGTTAATGTTGCTGATCATCTGGAG ATATTAACAAATGGCAAGTACAAGAGTGTAGTACATCGAGTGACTGTGAACAACGAAGCAAGAAGGGTGACTCTGCCAATGTTTATGGGCCCGTCATTGAACACAGTGGTGAGCCTGGCCCAAGATCTTGTAGACGAGACTAACCCACCTGCATATCGAAGCATCACCTATAAACAATACTTGGAATTTAATGAATTCCATCTTATTGATGGAAAGTCATGCCTCCACCAAATTCGACTCTAA